One genomic window of Verrucomicrobiia bacterium includes the following:
- a CDS encoding sugar phosphate isomerase/epimerase: MNRLVRPRCSVTVSLVPEARGGPFIFHGDLDVACARAAELGFHAIELFPPGADALDARLLRQVLHRNRLALAAVGTGAGWVTQGLSLTDPDPAQRTRAQAYVASIVDFAGAFGAPAILGSMQGRALGEVTRGQALEWLAQALEQLAPRAHAHGQPFLLEPLNRYESNLLNTVEQALTFLATLHSRNVRILADLFHMNIEETSIPAALERAGEILGHVHFADSNRTAVGGGHTAMAPIIEALRAVGYRGYLSAEVFPLPSPEEAARQTIESFRRWFVASG; this comes from the coding sequence ATGAACCGCCTCGTCCGACCCCGCTGCTCCGTAACGGTCTCCCTCGTACCGGAAGCCCGCGGCGGTCCGTTCATCTTTCACGGCGACCTGGACGTCGCCTGCGCCCGGGCGGCGGAGCTGGGATTCCACGCCATCGAACTCTTCCCGCCCGGCGCGGATGCCCTAGACGCCCGTCTGCTCCGTCAGGTGCTGCACCGCAACCGCCTCGCCCTCGCCGCCGTCGGCACCGGCGCCGGTTGGGTGACCCAGGGACTGTCCCTGACCGACCCCGACCCTGCGCAGCGCACCCGCGCCCAGGCGTACGTCGCCTCGATCGTGGATTTTGCCGGGGCGTTCGGTGCGCCGGCCATTCTCGGCTCGATGCAGGGCCGGGCCCTGGGCGAAGTGACCCGCGGCCAGGCCCTCGAATGGCTGGCTCAGGCGCTCGAACAACTCGCCCCCCGCGCCCATGCCCACGGCCAGCCTTTCCTCCTCGAACCCCTCAACCGCTACGAATCCAATCTCCTCAACACCGTCGAGCAGGCCCTCACCTTCCTGGCCACCCTACACTCCCGCAATGTCCGGATCCTCGCGGACCTCTTTCACATGAACATCGAGGAAACGTCCATCCCGGCCGCCCTCGAACGGGCCGGCGAGATCCTCGGGCACGTCCACTTCGCCGACAGCAACCGGACCGCCGTCGGCGGCGGGCACACCGCCATGGCCCCCATCATCGAGGCCCTGCGCGCGGTCGGCTACCGTGGCTACCTCTCCGCCGAGGTCTTCCCCCTGCCCTCCCCGGAGGAGGCCGCCCGACAGACCATCGAAAGTTTCCGTCGCTGGTTCGTCGCGTCCGGCTAG
- a CDS encoding cupin domain-containing protein, whose protein sequence is MSLHPVASHAESLPTLDVLGTVTRILLDGKQTHGAFSLVELIVPPGGGIPAHVHHREEETFHLIEGELDITCGHHSVQLRSGDTYFAPRGIPHAIRADGAAPARLLVTITPAGFERFFREADELAARGECSPENVMTVLRDRYDCTFLPSPVPA, encoded by the coding sequence ATGTCACTGCACCCTGTCGCCTCCCACGCCGAAAGCCTGCCCACCCTCGATGTCCTGGGCACCGTCACCCGCATCCTCCTCGACGGTAAGCAGACCCACGGCGCCTTCTCACTCGTCGAACTCATCGTCCCGCCCGGTGGTGGCATTCCCGCCCATGTCCACCACCGCGAAGAGGAGACCTTCCACCTCATCGAGGGCGAACTCGACATCACCTGCGGCCATCATTCGGTCCAACTCCGCTCCGGCGATACCTACTTCGCCCCGCGCGGCATCCCCCACGCCATCCGGGCCGACGGCGCCGCCCCTGCCCGGCTCCTGGTGACCATCACGCCGGCCGGCTTCGAACGCTTCTTCCGCGAAGCCGATGAACTGGCCGCCCGCGGCGAATGTTCCCCGGAGAATGTCATGACGGTCCTGCGCGATCGCTACGACTGCACCTTCCTGCCGTCCCCGGTCCCCGCCTGA
- a CDS encoding 2-oxoglutarate dehydrogenase E1 component → MNEALSAGNLVNVAYIEELFEVFRSDPDSVSPEWQAYFRQGGNGEAWPTGAGTGPSIGPRGLFHPAGPAQGDRVTGRVGRGADETVVEDIKATGFQDRVGQMIRNHRVRGHVVARFDPLHDERRDQEKARMPEELGLAYFHFSEAELDRMVSCRTFQNGRQMPLRELHQRLRDTYCGSVGVEYMHIDDIEVRRWLQRHLEPIETRMQLSKDEQLRILTRLTDAVMFEEFIRRKFIGAKSFSLEGSETLIPLLDLAIEKSAAQGVAEIVLGMAHRGRLNVLANILGKSPKEIFREFADKDPDLYIGRGDVKYHLGHSNDWITTTGRRVHLSLCFNPSHLEFVNPVVLGRVRAKQDRVGDTGRRSCMGLLIHGDAAFAGEGVVQETLNLSQLDGYRVGGTLHIIVNNQIGFTTSPREARSCAYATDVAKMLQSPIFHVNGEDPEAVALCLRLALDFRAAFQRDVFIDMYGYRRLGHNETDEPAFTQPLLYRTIARRKTVREGYLDHLLKLGGVTREEADQVAEQCRRRLEDELGEATSERYQPPAERLLGIWARSRYVGGRESDVPDGETGIPVEEVERWLARQTELPEGFRAHPKVVKVLEGRREMAAGRQGLDWAAAEALAFASLLAAGRRVRLSGQDAARGTFSHRHAVLHDIETGATWTPLRELGPGQAAFGVVNSPLSEIGVLGFDYGYSLDMPDGLVLWEAQFGDFANVAQVIIDQFIVSAEDKWRRLSGLVLLLPHGFEGQGPEHSSARLERFLALAAEDNIQVCYPTTPAQYFHLLRRQVLRNWRKPLVVMTPKSLLRHPGCVSAREELSGGGFRRVLGDTEVAPSEVRTVLLCSGKIYYELVERRKEQGRGDVAIVRLEQIYPMDEAALQEAMQGYERGTVVRWVQEEPGNMGALRFLKGQWGNRLLRRFPLSYVSRPASASPATGSNNAHKKEQAALLDRAFERTDGGRTERG, encoded by the coding sequence ATGAATGAAGCGTTGTCCGCGGGGAACCTGGTGAATGTCGCGTATATCGAGGAGCTCTTTGAGGTGTTTCGATCCGATCCGGACTCGGTGTCGCCGGAGTGGCAGGCGTACTTCCGTCAGGGTGGGAACGGCGAGGCGTGGCCGACGGGCGCGGGGACGGGGCCTTCGATCGGGCCGCGCGGGCTGTTTCACCCGGCCGGACCGGCGCAGGGCGACCGGGTGACGGGCCGGGTGGGGAGGGGGGCGGACGAGACGGTGGTGGAGGACATCAAGGCGACGGGGTTTCAGGACCGGGTGGGGCAGATGATCCGGAACCACCGGGTGCGGGGCCATGTGGTGGCGCGGTTCGATCCGCTGCACGACGAGCGGCGGGACCAGGAGAAGGCACGGATGCCGGAGGAGCTGGGGCTGGCATACTTTCATTTCTCCGAGGCGGAACTGGACCGGATGGTGTCGTGCCGGACGTTTCAGAACGGGCGGCAGATGCCGTTGCGGGAACTGCATCAGCGGCTGCGGGACACGTACTGCGGGAGTGTGGGGGTGGAGTACATGCACATCGACGACATCGAGGTGCGCCGCTGGCTGCAGCGGCATCTCGAGCCGATCGAGACGCGGATGCAGTTGTCGAAGGACGAGCAGCTTCGGATTCTGACGCGGTTGACGGATGCGGTGATGTTCGAGGAGTTCATCCGGAGGAAGTTCATCGGGGCCAAGAGTTTTTCGCTGGAGGGGTCGGAGACGCTGATTCCGCTGCTGGACCTGGCGATCGAGAAGTCGGCGGCGCAGGGGGTGGCGGAGATCGTGTTGGGGATGGCGCATCGGGGCCGGTTGAATGTGCTGGCCAACATTCTCGGGAAGAGTCCGAAGGAGATCTTCCGGGAGTTCGCGGACAAGGATCCGGATCTCTACATCGGGCGGGGCGACGTGAAGTATCACCTGGGGCACAGCAACGACTGGATCACCACCACGGGGCGGCGGGTGCATCTGTCCCTGTGCTTCAATCCGAGCCATCTCGAGTTTGTGAATCCGGTGGTGCTGGGGCGGGTGCGGGCCAAGCAGGACCGGGTGGGGGACACGGGGCGACGGAGCTGCATGGGGCTGCTGATCCACGGGGATGCGGCGTTTGCGGGGGAGGGGGTGGTGCAGGAGACGCTGAACCTGAGCCAGCTTGACGGCTACCGGGTGGGCGGGACGCTGCACATCATCGTGAACAACCAGATCGGATTCACCACCAGCCCGCGGGAGGCGCGATCCTGTGCCTACGCGACGGACGTGGCGAAGATGCTGCAGTCGCCGATTTTCCACGTGAACGGGGAGGATCCGGAGGCGGTTGCGCTGTGTTTGCGGCTGGCGCTGGATTTCCGGGCGGCGTTTCAGCGGGACGTGTTCATCGACATGTACGGGTACCGGCGGTTGGGCCACAACGAAACGGACGAGCCGGCGTTCACCCAGCCGTTGCTGTACCGGACGATTGCCCGGCGCAAGACGGTGCGGGAAGGGTATCTGGACCATCTCTTGAAGCTGGGGGGCGTGACGCGGGAGGAAGCGGACCAGGTTGCGGAGCAGTGCCGGCGCCGGTTGGAGGATGAATTGGGGGAGGCGACCAGCGAGCGGTACCAGCCACCGGCGGAGCGTCTGCTGGGGATTTGGGCGCGGAGCCGGTACGTGGGCGGCCGGGAGAGCGACGTTCCGGACGGGGAGACCGGGATTCCGGTGGAGGAGGTGGAACGGTGGCTGGCGAGGCAGACGGAACTGCCGGAGGGATTCCGGGCGCATCCGAAGGTGGTGAAGGTGTTGGAGGGGCGGCGGGAGATGGCGGCGGGCCGGCAGGGTCTGGACTGGGCGGCAGCCGAGGCGCTGGCTTTTGCGAGCCTGCTGGCGGCGGGGCGGCGGGTGCGGTTGTCGGGTCAGGACGCGGCGCGGGGGACCTTCAGCCATCGGCACGCGGTATTGCACGACATCGAGACGGGGGCGACCTGGACACCGTTGAGGGAGCTGGGTCCCGGGCAGGCGGCGTTTGGGGTGGTGAACAGCCCGCTGAGCGAGATCGGGGTGCTGGGTTTTGACTACGGGTACAGTCTGGACATGCCGGACGGGCTGGTGCTGTGGGAGGCGCAGTTCGGGGATTTTGCGAACGTGGCCCAGGTGATCATCGATCAGTTCATTGTGAGTGCAGAGGACAAGTGGCGGCGGTTGTCGGGGCTGGTGCTGCTGCTGCCGCACGGGTTCGAGGGGCAGGGGCCGGAACATTCGAGCGCGCGTCTGGAGCGGTTTCTGGCGCTGGCGGCCGAGGACAACATCCAGGTGTGTTACCCGACCACGCCCGCCCAGTATTTCCATCTGCTGCGGCGCCAGGTCCTGCGGAACTGGCGCAAGCCGCTGGTGGTGATGACGCCGAAGAGCCTGTTGCGGCATCCGGGGTGCGTGTCCGCGCGGGAGGAGTTGAGCGGGGGGGGATTCCGGAGGGTGCTGGGGGACACCGAGGTGGCGCCATCGGAAGTGCGGACGGTGCTGCTGTGCAGCGGAAAGATCTATTACGAGCTGGTCGAGAGGAGGAAGGAACAGGGGCGCGGCGATGTGGCGATCGTGCGATTGGAGCAGATTTACCCGATGGACGAGGCGGCCCTGCAGGAGGCGATGCAGGGGTACGAGCGGGGCACGGTGGTCCGGTGGGTGCAGGAGGAGCCCGGCAACATGGGGGCGTTGCGGTTCCTGAAGGGACAGTGGGGCAACCGGCTGTTGCGGCGGTTTCCTTTGAGCTACGTGAGCCGCCCGGCTTCGGCGAGTCCGGCGACCGGCTCGAACAACGCGCACAAGAAGGAGCAGGCGGCGTTGCTCGACCGGGCGTTCGAGAGGACGGACGGCGGCAGGACGGAGCGGGGCTAG
- a CDS encoding sugar phosphate isomerase/epimerase encodes MRIGINSFLFVSPFTTDSVRLFPKFKKWGFDTVELPIEALDHIDPVKVKAAADKAGLAIGSVCACMGPGRDFRGNAGEQRTAMTYCRGLIDHMVALGCPSLIGPVYSVVGRIGAHDNDERKAQFATVVKNLKQLAAYAEERGVQICIEPLNRFETDFLNTCDQGLKLVKAIASPAVRLHLDTFHMNIEEKNQAAAILKAGKLLGHFHACGSDRGTPGNDHIDWKPIAAALTKVGYRGDIVIESFTTDVKVIARAAAIWRKMEPTRDEIATKGLQFLRRLLKSK; translated from the coding sequence ATGAGAATCGGCATCAACTCCTTCCTCTTTGTCTCCCCCTTCACCACCGACAGCGTCCGCCTGTTCCCCAAGTTCAAGAAGTGGGGCTTTGACACGGTCGAACTGCCCATCGAAGCCCTCGACCACATCGACCCCGTCAAGGTCAAGGCGGCCGCCGACAAGGCGGGTCTGGCCATCGGCAGCGTCTGCGCCTGCATGGGACCCGGCCGCGACTTCCGCGGCAATGCCGGCGAGCAGCGCACCGCCATGACCTACTGCCGCGGTCTCATCGACCACATGGTCGCCCTCGGCTGCCCCTCCCTCATCGGCCCCGTCTACAGCGTCGTCGGCCGCATCGGCGCCCACGACAACGACGAACGCAAGGCCCAGTTCGCCACCGTCGTGAAGAACCTCAAGCAGCTCGCCGCCTACGCCGAAGAGCGCGGTGTCCAGATCTGCATCGAGCCTCTCAACCGCTTCGAAACCGACTTCCTCAACACCTGCGACCAGGGCCTCAAGCTGGTCAAGGCCATCGCCAGCCCTGCCGTCCGCCTCCACCTCGACACCTTCCACATGAACATCGAGGAGAAAAACCAGGCCGCCGCCATCCTCAAGGCCGGCAAACTCCTCGGGCATTTCCACGCCTGCGGCAGCGACCGCGGCACCCCGGGCAACGATCACATCGACTGGAAACCCATCGCCGCCGCCCTCACCAAAGTCGGGTACCGCGGCGACATCGTCATCGAAAGCTTCACCACCGACGTCAAGGTCATCGCCCGCGCCGCCGCCATCTGGCGCAAGATGGAACCGACCCGCGACGAGATCGCCACCAAGGGTCTCCAGTTCCTTCGCCGCCTCCTCAAATCCAAATAA
- the rlmN gene encoding 23S rRNA (adenine(2503)-C(2))-methyltransferase RlmN has product MPARDRLPIHACTRDQLADRLRDWNQPAWRTDQLLDWLYAKRASNWSDLSNLPRTLRSRLAESFDLSLPTLARLQGSADATRKFLWRLQDGALIESVLIPANPALYGDRADRHTLCVSTQVGCAYGCRFCASGLDGWKRNLGPDEIVGQVLAVERWHRSTPTPTPAAPPHPPPSRSARLIDNLVIMGMGEPLANYSALLAALRTLNAPWGAAIGARKITVSTSGLAPRIRQLAAEPEQFRLAISLHGATDAVRQRIMPVNRKYPLQELTAACEEYLRHKGRMITLEYILLVGVNDDLAQVPPLAALARRLHAKVNLIPYNTVEGLPWSRPDDAHCQAFASLLDRAGIPTTLRLEKGHDIAAACGQLRLQTERESA; this is encoded by the coding sequence ATGCCCGCCCGGGATCGCCTCCCCATCCACGCCTGCACCCGCGACCAGCTCGCCGACCGCCTCCGCGATTGGAACCAACCCGCCTGGCGCACCGATCAACTCCTCGACTGGCTCTACGCCAAACGCGCCTCCAACTGGTCCGATCTCAGCAACCTCCCCCGCACCCTCCGCTCCCGGCTTGCCGAGTCGTTCGACCTGTCCCTCCCCACCCTCGCCCGGCTCCAGGGTTCCGCCGATGCCACCCGCAAGTTCCTCTGGCGCCTTCAGGACGGTGCCCTCATCGAAAGCGTCCTCATCCCCGCCAATCCCGCCCTCTATGGCGACCGCGCCGACCGCCACACCCTCTGCGTCTCCACCCAGGTCGGCTGCGCCTACGGCTGCCGCTTCTGCGCCAGCGGCCTCGACGGATGGAAACGCAACCTCGGCCCCGACGAAATCGTCGGCCAGGTCCTCGCCGTCGAACGCTGGCACCGCTCCACCCCAACACCCACCCCCGCCGCCCCACCCCATCCCCCACCCTCCCGGTCCGCCCGGCTCATCGACAACCTCGTCATCATGGGCATGGGCGAACCCCTCGCCAATTACTCCGCCCTCCTCGCCGCCCTCCGCACCCTCAATGCCCCCTGGGGTGCCGCCATCGGCGCCCGCAAAATCACCGTCTCCACCAGCGGACTCGCCCCCCGCATCCGCCAGCTCGCCGCCGAACCCGAACAGTTCCGCCTCGCCATCTCCCTCCACGGCGCCACCGACGCCGTCCGCCAGCGCATCATGCCGGTCAATCGCAAATATCCCCTCCAGGAACTGACCGCCGCCTGCGAGGAATACCTTCGCCACAAGGGACGCATGATCACCCTCGAATACATCCTCCTCGTCGGGGTCAACGACGACCTCGCCCAGGTCCCGCCCCTCGCCGCCCTCGCCCGGCGCCTCCACGCCAAGGTCAATCTCATCCCCTACAACACGGTCGAAGGACTGCCCTGGTCACGCCCCGACGACGCCCATTGCCAGGCCTTCGCCTCCCTCCTCGATCGTGCCGGCATCCCCACCACCCTCCGCCTCGAAAAAGGCCACGACATCGCCGCCGCCTGCGGTCAACTCCGGCTCCAGACCGAGCGTGAGTCCGCCTGA
- a CDS encoding EcsC family protein — protein sequence MNRGSPADSNLPPVIDVEIVARDGGNPLTPDELAELRWARHLLSRPGVAIRLANIVGAPIEKGLRLLPPSAARVVHRATRLALSHALRIAVHSLPDTPVPTPRNRFHRWLVGASGAVGGAFGLGALAVELPVSTTLILRSIAQIAASQGHRLSALETRLACLEVFALGGDTTADNAAETSYWAVRAALGRLVTEAASSLAGRAASLDATPAAVRLVAAVSARFGLVVSEQVAAKAVPVVGAAAGAAINVAFMNHFQLMAEGHFIVRRLERQYGTETVRQAYESLSQSSDS from the coding sequence ATGAACCGCGGTTCTCCAGCCGATTCCAACCTTCCCCCGGTCATCGACGTCGAAATCGTCGCCCGCGATGGCGGCAATCCCCTCACCCCTGACGAACTCGCCGAACTGCGCTGGGCCCGGCACCTCCTCAGCCGGCCCGGCGTCGCCATCCGCCTCGCCAACATCGTCGGCGCCCCCATCGAAAAGGGCCTTCGCCTCCTCCCCCCCTCCGCCGCCCGCGTCGTCCATCGCGCCACCCGCCTCGCCCTCTCCCATGCCCTCCGCATCGCCGTCCACTCGCTCCCGGACACGCCGGTGCCCACCCCAAGAAACCGCTTCCATCGCTGGCTCGTCGGGGCGTCCGGCGCGGTCGGAGGCGCCTTCGGCCTGGGCGCCCTCGCCGTCGAACTGCCCGTCTCCACCACCCTGATCCTGCGCTCCATCGCCCAGATCGCCGCCAGCCAGGGCCACAGGCTCAGTGCCCTCGAAACCCGTCTCGCCTGCCTCGAAGTCTTCGCCCTCGGCGGCGACACCACCGCCGACAATGCCGCCGAAACCTCCTACTGGGCCGTCCGGGCCGCGCTTGGCCGCCTCGTCACCGAGGCCGCCAGCTCCCTCGCCGGCCGGGCCGCCTCCCTCGATGCCACCCCGGCCGCCGTGCGCCTCGTGGCCGCCGTCTCCGCCCGGTTCGGCCTCGTCGTCTCCGAACAGGTCGCCGCCAAGGCCGTTCCAGTCGTCGGTGCCGCCGCCGGCGCCGCCATCAACGTCGCCTTCATGAACCACTTCCAACTCATGGCCGAAGGTCACTTCATCGTCCGCCGCCTCGAACGCCAGTACGGCACCGAAACCGTCCGCCAGGCCTACGAATCCCTCTCCCAATCGTCCGACTCTTGA